The following DNA comes from Salvia splendens isolate huo1 chromosome 17, SspV2, whole genome shotgun sequence.
cgtttgccagAACTCCCTGCCAAAACACACATCAAACAGCATATGGTATTGTCATTCAATGGGTTCAAACATGTAGTAGAATTTAGTATTACGTCAAACTGTAAAATCGTAAGTACCTTGTAAACAGGACCAAAACCACCCCTTCCAAGAAGATTAGTTACACGGAACTGGTTGGTCGCTTTAGCAAGCATCTTAAAAGTGAACTTTGGCAACTCACCAATATTAatttcatttgattcatttttaaGTATGATTGCAGTTGAATCCGTTGTAAACATCTGTCCTGCTTCCAAAATAATTGAATCTTGCGCTTTGCTGCCTGATTCATTTGACAAAGAACATGACCAATTCAACAGTGAGATGCAGCAATATTTACTCATTGTGTCAAAAGTCACCTTTCCTCTTCACTATCAACCACCAAGCAATAAACATCATAATTGATACGCAAACAAAACCCACAACAACTCCAATTATGATGTACAACTTCCTCTCCTTCTGGCTATCTGTATAGACAAAGAGATGGTTTCAATTCATTTTACCTTGATACTAATATCATTAACTAGTAAAAACTGAGAAGGAAATTACCGAATTCAGAAGCAGAGAGACGAACGTAGAGATCAACACCAACATCACCAAAGTCCTGAGTGTCAATCAAGGTATCACTCCAAAACATACAACCAATGTTACCATCATAAGCATAAGCAATGCATGAGCAGTTCCCCATACATCTGGTCCGACACTCGTCTAGAACCCTAGAAGGAAAGGGTTGAGCAAAGTCCGGAACCTTCATATACCGCACCCTCTCAAATCCATCGTCTCCACATCCCAACCGGCTCTTCCTCCTACAACCATTAGTCCAATTCCCTCTCCCCCATTCTTCCTCATTTGCTGGTTCAAACCCTCTCAAGCAACTACAAATAGTCGATTGCAAGACATTGCAGATACCAAATGGCCCACACTTTCCGTAAACATCACACTCGTTTTCAGGATATGACTCTAGCACGTTCCATCTCTTCGCCACGCCATCCCACACCTTCCGAGTCGTTGTACCCGAAGAATTCAATGTGACTGTAAAAAAAACATTCATCGGCGGTGTCGAATAGAAGAAATTCCCAACACTATCATTCTTCACTTGAAGGAAGCCTTCTAAGAAAGAGCCGAACATTATCTTTAACCCAAAAAAAATCAGGCCGTTCCACTGCCCGCTCCTCCAGTGCGGCCGCCCCTCGTTCCTGGTGACAAGCTGTGGGATTCCATTCATGACTTCTATGCCCCCCCTGAAGCTCCCTATGGCGGGATCGGTGGCGTTTTTCCACGCTGTCAGCAGGACCTGCTTCCCAGTCTTTACATTCTGGCTTAACACCATTCCCTGCATCAGAACATCCGTAGGATGTGAGAAAGACTCCCACAGCGTGTCTCCAGAgtcctcttcccgcaagacgagattgCCAGTGTCCAGGATTTGGACGACTGGATTGATCGGAGACTGAGAGGTTGTGAGATTAGTCGACCAGATGGTTTGATTAGTCCCGTCCAAGACGACGAGATTGCCGTCTTGAGACAGAGTAATGGCGCCGGAAGAATCGGTGAGGGGTGTGTCTCTGTTGGCGACCCATATCACGGTTTCTTCCGACAAGGAGAAGGAGATTCCTACgtagcggttggtggtgtttgGAGGAGAGAAGAATCTCAATATGTAGTTCTGCTTTGCTGATGTAATGGTTTCTGGATCTCTGATCACCACACCGACTGAAATTGTGTCATTTTGTAAGCTCAAACATACAGTGCTTTGGAGAATTAGAACAAGTATTGATGTATGAACAAAGAACTGAGTGATTATTTGAGACATTGTAGGAAAATGCATGGGAAGTAATGGGCTTATAATTATGGTGACTCGTGTTACCACTATTTATAGACTacagtactactactactctcTCGTTCTAACTTTTTTACTTGGTAtaacttttgaaaatattatttgactttgtgaatATAGTGGAATAGAAAAATAGGGTTAATAGTcattttaaattggaaaatgctagcaataagaattttaaaattggaATATTAAAGTTTGAGTTAATAGTCAAAATGCGCTTCCTAAAGTTTGGGTTAATTGAGTAAATtggaatttgaccaaactttagGAACATCAAAATTCTTATTGCCTCAAATAGTAGAAAATAGGGTTAATAGTCATTTATGTTTAACATCGTCTTTTGACGGTGATTAAAACAATAttctttcataaaaaaaactaaaagaacaaataattatttttatgaaatacgTCGTTTTGAACATCATAAAAAAAACGATATGCATATGTAGATGGGAAGAGTTGAAAAAATTTGaaacttcataatttaataCTCTATTTTAAAACATCATGTGACAGACAGACCAGAATTTgtcaaatttcatgatttaaatgactattaacccttagaaaaattagtggaatgtaagacacattttaaattttctatgcCCTTGAagggacacgggttttaattcacaattagtaaaataagtgagagataaaaagaaaaagcgattaagtattgttagtagagataTGTCTCGCTCCAAAAATATAAAACGGGGTCATTTTAATTGTGGACAAAGATTAATCGAAATCTACGTTCACGCATTAATCACTCATTTTGATTGTTTGAAAGATAAAATTAGTGAAGATTTGAAGTAGCCGCCGGCGACTTGGACTTAGGACTTTAGTCAATCTTAGTATTCAAGTTAGAAAAAAAGCATCATTTTTATCCACGTGTAGGGCCGATGCCCAATTAATTTTTACACGGTAAGAGAACTTCCATTTAGGGcaagaaaaaatatgaattttattataCGTAATATAAATAATCCCATGCACTTTGATATTCCATATTTGAAACATAATGCCACCGAATGATACGgcattttcttatttaaatgGGGCTATAATTTTgcatataaacaaataaaatcataaaaatctcTATCTGTCCACTTGATATTTAGAGATTGTTATATGATGGTTTCGAAATTATTGGTTCCGATTGTTATAGTGAAAATGGGGATCGAAATAGAGAAAGTTAGTTGAAAAGGGATATTTTACTACAAAAAAGTCTTTTTGGAGCACCAAAGTcgtcgaaaataaaaaaatgtgctCGGAAATCGTAATATAAAGTGTTCTCTGAAAGAATCTTGTCAGAAGGTATTGTGAGCACTGAGCACTCTCCGCGACGCTGAATTATTTCCGAGCACAATTTtgtatgctttttttttttgtattgtaTATAAATGGACAAAGATGGTTTGAAATTTTGATAATTGTTCATGTGAAACCACTAGTAAATTTTCTAGTCACCATTTCTCTGTTAATATATttacttttgtttttcttttcttgatgTTAATAACTTATGGTAATTTCACGGACGATGATGACCTTTGAGCTATGCTTTCTCCTATTCCCACTAGTAAATCTGAACCATGATATTCTATTTTCTAGAAGGATTGTAGAACATGGTTTATCCTACTAATTAAAGATTGATATTCGAAATAGATCCATAAACAAAAGTATAATAGtaacaaaatacaaatttagTCTTATAAGTGGAAAAACAATACAGATAGGCAATAGCTTTAGGAAATCAAATTGTATAGAGAGGATAATTTAATGATAGTCTAGAATAGATTCATCTTCCATCAAGCACACTAAGAGTGAGTTCATTACTGGAGAAGACATTTTGGTGTGTTGATCCACTAGGGCCTGTTGTCGAACCATTTTCCGAAAACGCTGGCTGGTTCGGCACTGGTAGCTCCACGATATCACCACTCAGCATCGACAGAACGATTTCAACGGAAGGTCTATCCTTGGGATTTTCTTGGACACAAAGTAGCCCAATCTGAATGCATCGAATTATCTCTTCCTCCGTCTCCCTATTTGCGATGCTTTCCTCCACGAAACTCAAACCGTTACCCTCATTCCACATTTTCCACGCCTGAAACACAAACATAAATTACTCCCCAACTAACAAGAATTAGTTTCAACAATAGTATGTGGAAGTTTACAAGTGCTTACATATCCAATAAGCCTCAAGGACAATTCATCATTGAAATAGTGTgtattcttttttccttttataaTCTCCAATATCAGCACTCCGAAGCTGTATAAATCCGATTTTTCAGAAAATCTGCCTCCCATTCCGTATTCTGGCGCCATGTATCCGCTGTTAATTATCTTATTAGCAAAGCAAGCGTTTATTCTCAGGATGATATATAACTGATGAATATCCACTTACTACGTTCCCACGACTCTTGCAGTATTTCCATGCTCTTCATTGCCTCCGAATATTCTTGCCATCCCAAAATCCGAGATTTTTGGATTCCAATCTTGGTCTAGCAGAACATTACTTGGCTTAAGGTCTCTGTGAATGATCCTTAGTCTTGAGTCTCTGTGAAGGTAAAGGATGCCTCGTGCAATGCCCTCGATAATGCTGGAACGCATATTCCAATCTAACAACTTCTTTGTTGGATTTATAGGACCTGTTCAAATCATTATGAAAACTTTGCTGCTGAAAATGCTTTAAAATGGATAGGAACAATGAACTGACCGAAGAGACAAGCATCTAAGCTTTTGTTTGGCATGTATTCGTATATCAGaatcttctcttctttctcaACACAGCCTCCCAGCAGTTTGACAAGATTCTTGTGTTGGAGTTTGGATATCACAATTACTTCATTCATGAATTCTTGCATTCCTTGTCCGGAGTCTGCTGATAGTCTCTTTACAGCgatttctttcccgtttgccagAACTCCCTGCATGCCAAAACACACATCAAACAACATATGGTATTGTCATTCAATGGGTTCAAATATGCAGAATTGAGTACGATGTAAAGTCATACCTTGTAAACAGGACCGAAACCACCCCTTCCAAGAAGATTATCTTCATGGAACTGGTTTGTTGCTTTAGCAAGCATCTTAAAAGTGAACTTTGGCAACTCACCAATATTAActtcatttgattcatttctAAGTACGATTGCAGTTGAATCCGTCGTGAACATCTGTCCTGCTTCCAAAATAATCGAATCTTGCGCTTGGCTCCCTGATTCATTTGACAAAGAACATGATCATTTCTAGAGTAAGATGCAGCAAAATATACTTATTGTGTCAAAAAGTGATTGTATATCAATAGGCCAATCACCTTTCCTTTTCACTATAAACCACCAAGCAATAAACATCAGAATAGATATGCAAACAAAACCCACAGCTACTCCAATTATGATGTACAACTTTCTCTCCTTGTGACCATCTGCATACAGAAACAGATCATTTCAATTCGTTCAACCTTGATACTAATATCATTAACTAGTAAAAATTGTGAAGGAAATTACCAAATTCAGAAGCAGAGAGGCGAATGTAGAGGTCAACACCAACACTACCAAAGTCCTGAGTGTCAATCAAGGTATCACTCCAAAACATACAACCAATGTTACCATCATAAGCATAAGCTATACAGGAGCAGTTTCTTAGAcatgtggttcgacactcgtcTTGAACCCTAGAAGGCAAGGGCTTAGCAAAGTCAGGAACCTTCATATACCGCAGCCTCTCAAATCCATCTCCTCCACATTGCAACTGCTTCCTCCTCCTACAACCATTAGTCCAATTCCCTCTCCTCCATTCATCCTCATTTCCTGGTTCAAATCCTCTCAAACAAGTGCAAATAGGAGATTTCACGACATTACAGCTACCAAACGCCCCACACTTTCCATAAACATCGCATTCATTTTCAGGAGCGGTCCATTCCACGTTCCATCTCTTCGCCACCCCATCCCACACCTTCCTAAGCACATGCCCCGTTGAGTTCACGCTGGCCGTTATGTACACATTCTCCTGCGGCTTTGAGTAGAAGAAATTTCCCGCGCTGTCATTAGTCACTTGAGTGAAACCATCCAAGTAGGCATAGAACATCTCCTTTATCCCGAGAAAGATGAGGCCATTCCACGGCCCGCTCCTCCAGTGTGGCCTCCCCTCATCCCAGGTGGCAAGCTGCGGGATGCTAAATGCGTCTAGGCCGGCGGTGAACCTCCCTAGCTGGGGATCAGAGGCGTTTTTCCACGCCGACAGCGCCACCATCTTCCCTGTCTTGACGTTCTGGCTCAGCGTCATGCCTGGCACAATCACATCCGTAGGCTCCGAGAACGACTCCCATAATACGTCTCCCGTgtcctcttcccgcaagacgagattgCCAGTGTCGAGGAGTTGGGCGGTTGAGTTTATGACGggagaggtggtggtggtgatgttGGTGGACCAGACGGTTTGATTAGTAGTCCCGTCCAAGACGACGATATTTCCGTCTCGGGAGAGAGTAACGGAGCCCGAAGAATCAGTGAGGGGTGTGTCTCTGTTGGCAACCCAAACCACGGTTTCTTGGGAGAAGGTGAAGGAGATGCCTAAgtagcggttggtggtgtttgGAGGTGTGAAGAATCCTAGTTTGAATATCTGTTTTTGGGATGTGATGGATTGTGGATCTTTGATCACTACACCGGTTGAAATGGTGTCATTTTCTATGCTCAAACATGCAACAATTTGGAtgataagaagaagaagaagaattgaTTTAACAACTGTCATTTTACGTCTAAGGA
Coding sequences within:
- the LOC121775447 gene encoding G-type lectin S-receptor-like serine/threonine-protein kinase At1g11300, with protein sequence MSQIITQFFVHTSILVLILQSTVCLSLQNDTISVGVVIRDPETITSAKQNYILRFFSPPNTTNRYVGISFSLSEETVIWVANRDTPLTDSSGAITLSQDGNLVVLDGTNQTIWSTNLTTSQSPINPVVQILDTGNLVLREEDSGDTLWESFSHPTDVLMQGMVLSQNVKTGKQVLLTAWKNATDPAIGSFRGGIEVMNGIPQLVTRNEGRPHWRSGQWNGLIFFGLKIMFGSFLEGFLQVKNDSVGNFFYSTPPMNVFFTVTLNSSGTTTRKVWDGVAKRWNVLESYPENECDVYGKCGPFGICNVLQSTICSCLRGFEPANEEEWGRGNWTNGCRRKSRLGCGDDGFERVRYMKVPDFAQPFPSRVLDECRTRCMGNCSCIAYAYDGNIGCMFWSDTLIDTQDFGDVGVDLYVRLSASEFDSQKERKLYIIIGVVVGFVCVSIMMFIAWWLIVKRKGSKAQDSIILEAGQMFTTDSTAIILKNESNEINIGELPKFTFKMLAKATNQFRVTNLLGRGGFGPVYKGVLANGKEIAVKRLSTDSGQGMQEFMNEVIVISKLQHRNLVKLLGGCVEKEEKILIYEYMPNKSLEACLFGSVNPTKKLLDWNMRSSIIEGIGRGILYLHRDSRLRIIHRDLKPSNVLLDQDWNPKISDFGMARIFGGNEEHGSTARVVGTYGYMAPEYGMEGRFSEKSDVYSFGVLILEIIKGKKNTHYFNDELSLGLIGCAWKMWNESNGLSFVEESIASRETEEEMVRCIQIGLLCVEESPNDRPLIQTVLSMLSGEIVKLPVPKQPVFAENGSNSAPNGSTQQYVFSNNELTLSVLDGR
- the LOC121775449 gene encoding G-type lectin S-receptor-like serine/threonine-protein kinase At1g11330, translating into MLAKATNWFHEDNLLGRGGFGPVYKGILANGKEIAVKRLSADSGQGMQEFMNEVILISKLQHRNLVKLLGGCVDKEEKILIYEYMPNKSLDACLFAKKLLDWNMRYNIIEGIARGILYLHRDSRLRIIHRDLKPSNVLLDKDWNPKISDFGMARIFGGNEDHGSTTRVVGTYGYMAPEYGMEGRFSEKSDVYSFGVLILEIAWKMWSEGNGLSFVEESIANGENEEEMVRCIQIGLLCVQEKPKDRPSIEVVLSMLSRDIVELAMPNQPAFSENGSTTGPSGSTYQNVFSKNDTISTGVVIKDPQSITSQKQIFKLGFFTPPNTTNRYLGISFTFSQETVVWVANRDTPLTDSSGSVTLSRDGNIVVLDGTTNQTVWSTNITTTTSPVINSTAQLLDTGNLVLREEDTGDVLWESFSEPTDVIVPGMTLSQNVKTGKMVALSAWKNASDPQLGRFTAGLDAFSIPQLATWDEGRPHWRSGPWNGLIFLGIKEMFYAYLDGFTQVTNDSAGNFFYSKPQENVYITASVNSTGHVLRKVWDGVAKRWNVEWTAPENECDVYGKCGAFGSCNVVKSPICTCLRGFEPGNEDEWRRGNWTNGCRRRKQLQCGGDGFERLRYMKVPDFAKPLPSRVQDECRTTCLRNCSCIAYAYDGNIGCMFWSDTLIDTQDFGSVGVDLYIRLSASEFDGHKERKLYIIIGVAVGFVCISILMFIAWWFIVKRKGSQAQDSIILEAGQMFTTDSTAIVLRNESNEVNIGELPKFTFKMLAKATNQFHEDNLLGRGGFGPVYKGVLANGKEIAVKRLSADSGQGMQEFMNEVIVISKLQHKNLVKLLGGCVEKEEKILIYEYMPNKSLDACLFGPINPTKKLLDWNMRSSIIEGIARGILYLHRDSRLRIIHRDLKPSNVLLDQDWNPKISDFGMARIFGGNEEHGNTARVVGTYGYMAPEYGMGGRFSEKSDLYSFGVLILEIIKGKKNTHYFNDELSLRLIGYAWKMWNEGNGLSFVEESIANRETEEEIIRCIQIGLLCVQENPKDRPSVEIVLSMLSGDIVELPVPNQPAFSENGSTTGPSGSTHQNVFSSNELTLSVLDGR